CCTCCTCTCATTGGATCTTGAATACTATACGATAGggccagattctttttttttttttttttttaattcagacagagagagagagagagagagagaggcagagacacaggcagagggagaagcagactccatgcaggaagcctgacgtggaactcaatcctgggtctccaggatcacaccctgggctgcaggcggcgctaaaccgctgcgccactggggctggaTAGGGCCAGATTCTATCTCCACATTATACCAGCTCATTACCTCAGGCAAGTTATGTCCTCTCTAAACTGTGATTTCTTTATCTGTGGGGCCAGCGCTTGTTCCTGCCTTAAAGATGTGGTGacaattaaatagaattttataagaGCACTTCTCATAACATCTGGTACTTAGTAAACATTAAACATGTCTTATTTCTCAATTAGTAGTATCCTTATTCCTGGTTTTGTATAACTTTTAACGTGAATGTGGCCAGGATACCATGAGGGAAGTGAAACTTTACTTCTTACCATCTTAGGTTTTTAGCTGGGACTCTTAACAAAAAGACAGATTAGCAGGAGACAGTTTGTTAACACATGCAGAATCCATCATACGGGAGAAAAGTAACGCAAAGTGGTAgcttagaatttaaatttatatagcaTCTTCAACAAAGAACAGTAAATGTGTAAAGAAGTGAAAGGAAAGGgttacttgggtggctcaactggttagacatctgccttcagctcaggtcatgatcctcgggtctTGGAGTCAAGCCTGGctttgggcttcttgctcagtagggagcttacttctccctcttctcctcctacttgtgttctcttgctatcaaatgaataaataaaatcttaaagaaaaaaaaaaaaaaagggcagccccaggggctcagcagtttagccccgccttcggccctgggcatgatcctggagatccgggatcaagtcccatgtcaggctccctgcatggagcctgcttctccctctggctgtgtctctgcctctctctctctctctgtgtgtgtctctcatgaatagataaataaaatcttttaaaaaagaaaagaaatgacaagacaAAGGAATGCAGTTTTTAGGCTTCCATGAGTGGCAAACTGTGGGTAAAAAATgcgtgagaaaaaaaaaaatgcgtgagagggatccctgggtggcgcagcggtttagcgcctgcctttggcccggggcgcgatcctggagacccgggatcgaatcccacatcgggcccccggtgcatggagcctgcttctccctctgcctatgtgtctgcctctctctctctcgatgtgtgactatcataaataaataaaaattaaaaaaaaaatgcgtGAGAGGGAACCAGTGGAGTAAAGTTTGTTTGCAGGTTCCTCTGGTGCTCTCTCTGGGCTGATAGTCTGTctcccagaagaagagaatttATATCCTGCCCTTAGGCAGAAAGTGGGGAGCTTTTTCTAGGTTTATTGCTCCCTAATTgctttcagttcaaaataatttttatgtcaaagaggcatattttgtaGTGACATTCTGGTTTCCTTCAGTACCTATTGCCAATAAGTCCCACTTCCAATAATgcttataattttgtatttgtaaagcTCATGCCTAATAATATGTTGTAATTATGCTTCTCTTTGAACTGAGGATCTAGGGGGAAAGATGTCATATAAGTTAATGTTGATGCTATCCATGTTGATGCTATCCATGTAGTCACCTGACGTTTTGATTGTGGCTTTGACTCCTGTATTTTTCAGCTTGCCAGCTAGCAAGTCATTTAGTCCCACTGACTTCTTTACAGCATCTTGTTCTCTTCCTTTatgctccctctgccttcctctgtagAAGCCCCTGTCCCTTCATATCTAGGCCACCTCAGGAGTCTCCTGACAGACTTCCTGCTCCCTTTTAAATTCATTCCAGACATACCTGTTGCGTTGGTCACTGGGTCCCTGTTCTATATTTATCATCTCATTTTTCATTAAGACCTTAAAAGACTGTTTTTTGCCCTTCAAGTCTAAATTTCTCTGGCTTTCCAGATCCTTCTTCCATTGTTCGCTCTAATCCTGTTTTCTCTCTGGTTTGCAAGATCTATTTGAATCCAACTGATTTGATAGTTGCAGAAACATTCTTGTCCTACTGGcattttcatacttttctttgCTCAGTGTCCTCCGTCCTTGAAATGGActactctctcctctcttcctgctcttGCTTCTCCTCTGAAGCCTCTGTAGCTGTTCTGATCCTCATGGTTGTTCTTAAACTCTTGGAGCACTTAGTCCATactatacagtatttttttaaactttttttaaaatgacatttcaagattattatttgagagagaatgagcaagaatGAGCACAAGTCAGGAGGAGTGcaagaagggagaggcagagggagaagcaggctccccatcaagCAGAGTCTGGTgcggggctcaatttcaggaccctgggatcatgacccaagccaaaggcagacactcaaactaactaagccacccaagtgccccctatacagtatttaatatatgtttgtCTTGCCCCTCTAGCTAAATTGTAATACTCTTGATGGCAAGGACCATGTGATATTAAATCCCCTATTATGTCTGACAGAGGCTAGCATGATAATAATCCTTCTACATTTGtctctttctaaataatttacaaacattttcacaGAACTGTTGTGTAATGTTGCAGAGGAAGGCAttcatctcattttacagatgaggaaatcaagagtcacaatTCCTTACTGTACATTGTGTTGTGCCAGTTATGATATTTTTGGTGCTAGAGCTTCATCTTTGGTACTTTGACTCCTTGCAATATGCTGTAGAAGGTTCCTAGTTAATGCTGACCAATGGCATGACAGCCAGGTAACAATTTACCAAAACCTGAAAAACATCaacaatttttactttaaaactctcttgctttgtttttcattagtCCTTAGGTCTTTGTCATTATGGCAGTATACAAAGCTGATTTTCAATATCAAATGCCTTTTTTCCCTCATTACTGACCCAGTTTCAAAAATCTGTTTGTGTTTCAATATTAGGTCTGTTTCCCTGTGGCACATTTTCTCCTGCAGCTGTTGTTCCTCAGGGGTGGCCCATGGAAGCCCCAAACTCTCCACATTCAGAATCCTTCATTTCCCCAATGGCCACACCACAGCCTCTGCAGCCCACAGGTAGAAGCTCTCTTTATCACTTAATGGTTACAGTATCATAATTTAAATCACCAGACTTCATTTTTAGCAGTGTACAGCAGTATAGATAAACATTTTAGAACTATCACAAatgcttttattcctttaattacTGATTTCACAGCTGAAGGAATGAAGGTGTGGGTGAAATACAACACTTGGAGTTCGTGGgcacagaaaatctttttttaattcagtgcAGATTTATGCCTTAGAGGTTTTTTCTAGATGTGCCACAGGTTCCCATTCTTAAAATAGCTGTGTGCCTGGGCTGCTGCTGTTTTTAAacctgtgttttttcttttccttctctactaTGTACTCTCTCGGTATCCTGTTCTTCTCAGTACCGGGACTATGAAAGAGTAGGGTATTATGTTTAGGGTATTATGGTCACAAAATCTAGATACTCCTGTGTTCTCAGAAAGTAAGTTTTGAATGCAGAGCTATGAGCACACAGTGATGAGTCCTAAATTTCCAACTTACTTCCCATAGAGCCAGCTGAAGAGGTAGAAATGACATCAGCAGAAGAGAGGGCACCAGCAGAAGCATTGGAAACCATGAGGGGCCTGGAGGCTGCTGACATGTCACCATTTAGAGAAACAGAGATGGCTCTAGCTGAGGACCTGGCACCAGCCACAGAAATAGAGGTGGCATTGGCTAAAGACATGGAAGTATCTCCCAAATCAGATGTGACACAGGCTAAGGACATAGAATCATCTATGGAGTCAGATATGGCCTTAGTCAAGGACATGGTACtgcccagagaaacagaagaagcTCCAGTTAAGGATGTCGTATTGTCCAGAGAAGAAGATGTATCATTAGCCAAGGATGTGGTACTACCCCCAGAAACAGAGGTGGCCCTAGCCAAGGATATATTATCattcaaagaaacagagagagcaccACCTATAAAAATGGATTTGTCCCCAGATGAGGGCACGGTACCATGCACAGACAGAGAGATGGCCCCAGCCAAGGGTGTGGTATCACTCTCAGAAATAGAAGTGGCATTGGCTAAAGATGTTATATCATCCACAGAAATACCTTCAGCCAAGGAAGTGGCTTTGTCCCCAGAAACAGAGGTGGCCCCAACTGGGGACATGGCACTGCCTCCCGAAACCAAGGTGATCTTGACTGAGGTTGTGCCACTGCCCCCAGAAACAAAGGTGGCTGCAGTCAAGGACATTGCTCTATATCCAGATATAGAAAAGACCCCAGTGAAGGACGTGGCTCCATCCCCAGAATCAGAGATGGTCCTGGGCAAGGATGTGTCTCCATCCCAAGAAACAGAGTTGGCCCTGGGCAAGGACATGGTTTCACCTCCAGAAACAGAGGTAGCCCTGGACAAGAATGTGGCAGTGCCACCAGAAACGGAAGTGACCCTGACCAAGGATGTGCCTCAGCCTCCAGAAACAGAGGTAGCCCTGACTAAGGATGTGGCTCTGCCCCCTGGGACAGAGGTGATCCTGGCCAACAATGTGAATCCCGCCAAGGATGTTGCACCACTCTCAGAAACAGAGGTGGCACCAGTTCCAGCTAAGGACATGGACACTCCATGGACACAGGAAGAAATAAGCAAGGCGTCCCAGTTAAAATCTCCCAAGGATGAGGGGCAGTCAGCTGCATCTACTTTTATCATTTCTCCAGGTACGGGTTTATGTTTACTCAGTATTTCTGTCTCCCATGGGGTAGTCTCCAGAAGGGTAAGGGACAAATGTTCTAGAGAATATAAAGACCGTTACACTGTATTTTGCTCTGTTTATACACATTCTAGACTTTCTCACCTCCGTCCTCTTCCCATTCCCAGcaccctcctcctttctctgctaatttgttttccttgttgataatttaagcaacaaaagaaaatgttcagtAAAAGAGACTTTTGCTATCTCGTCTCCCTACCTGCTTATATACTAGATTCCAAGTCTCTGCCTCACTCCTGTTACTGGAAGGAAGCCATCTCTGCGCCTCATTAATAAGGCTGTTTTCTATTTTGCATTAGATCCCACATCCTCTTGCCTGCTTAAGTATGCCCTAGCCTAgacattccttcctttcctgcctctcacCAGTTTTTGCCCCCATCCATTGAATCATTCCCACCAACAtccaaatatttgatatttttcccatttaagacAAAAAGTTTCCCAATTTCACCTTCTACCTACCACTCTAGCTATCTCTCTGCTGCCCTCAGAGGAGCATCCCTCCCTCAATCCCTCCAAAACTATTCCTGCTTCCAGTTTCTGAAAGGTGGAGAAAGAGCTTAAGTAGTGCTGCTCTAAAATCTGTGGTATTTACTGTTACGCTTAGAACCAGTCCCAGCCATGGGCCAGAAGTACAACTTGCCAACAGATGACGATTCTGTgttagagaaacaaaagcaaaagaaaccattCAGTAGCCAACCTcctgaactttcttcagagatctCAGGTAAGTTAGGGATACCAAGTGGAATCTGAAACTGCTTCAACTGGGAGCAATGGGTTGGTGGTGGTGGATGCTGTTCTTAGTTTTTGTGATAGTAATTAGCAGTATTGTTTATGAAGTCCATTCTCTTTCTTAGatagatttttgtcttgtttgggCATAAGGTCAGCTGGTtacatagttttttgtttttgtttttgtttttacgtatttttaaattatcactaCATCAACTCAAgacatctaaattttttttttttaagatttttaatttatttattcctgagagacagagagagaggcagagacataggcagagggagaagcagggtccctgcagggagcctgatgtgggactcaatcccaggacactcaaccactgacccaccaggtgtcccaagacatCTAAATTTTAGCCCAGTTCAACTGTTCAATATTATATGCTGTGTGGTCTTGAGTAGGTTATTTAACTTCCCTGTATCTCCATTTATTCAGCTATATGAGGAATATGTTGGTCAAATGTTCTGTAAACCTTTGCTAATAAGCCCGTGTTAGATACAGTGTGTTTTATGACCCAACAGCATCTGCCTATTACAAATGCATCGTCCTCGATTCCACCTCAGACCTTCATAAGCATTTTAATAAGTTTTCCAGACAATTCTTATACACACTAAACTTTGAGAGGCACTGCTCCAAGGTACTTTCTAACTTGGAGTTCGATCATTCAGTGAACTTTAAGATTGCATGTCTTAGATATAAGTCAAAGCATGTATGTATGATTATCAACTTAATGATTCTCTGCTTACTTTTCTGTGACTGATTAGAATGTAAACTCGAGGGCAGGGAccgtgacttatttcactgagatGCTAAAGTGCTTACATACTGTCTAGCCCCAAGTAGGAGctaaataaagtgattttttttttaatgttgtcttAGTGACTCAGCATATCAATAAAGATTTATCAAATCCTTATTGTATACAAAATATACCATGCTAAGGGATATAGATATTGAACTCTGGGTCCTTGCCCTTGTGTTGTTACATCATAGCCTGGATGGTGAGGAAAGTTGCCAGGCATGAACTTTGTAGCCAAAGATTCAtataataattcaattaaataatattaagagaTAGCATCAAATAGCTGGTTGGTTGCCaaattaaatgttataaatgtTGTGGGGTACTGAAACCTAGCACTTTCTTGAAAGAAGCAGTAATTGACCTGAGATGTTAAATAAAGGATTGGATTTGTAGGACATTAGAGggtaaaaacaagaacagaaagtACTATTTAAGTGTTTCAATGTTCTCTGAAGTCATTTCATTGGATCAGGCTTGACAAGAGCTATCCTACACCTGCTCTTAGTGAGTCTCTTCCCAGAATCTTGAATCCATGCTGCATTGACTTGGAGATAAGAGGTTGGACAACTTGATTTCTTGAAACTTTTCCAAGGATACTTATCCTAACTGTTCTAATTCATTACCCTTCTGggcattatgtatatttttctatcttttgggAAGTACATTTAGGAACAGAACATTGAAATCTAACACATTTGTCTTTCAAAGTAGGAGGCTTTGGTTCTGGAATGATGAAGATGTTTCTTTAGCCAAAATAACTAAttcagtctctttttttcttcttcctccttctcccccccaGTAGCATAAGTCTGGCCTCCTGGTCTGTTTCCCAAAGTTGATCTGGTTAGCTTGACAAGTATAATATTGGTGACAGACTCTTAGAATTATAAATTCTGCACAAAATCATATGTATTTCATTCAGTTGATTAACACATGTCAGCAAAAAGAGGCAGGAGCTTACCATCTTGTTGCAGAACTGAGGATTATgtaccaattaaaaataatgataaatataagtAAGTAGCTGATGAAATTTACAGACACTACTTATTATAGAAGGTTTGAAGATcttggtttgaatttttttttctttacctgagATGATGatctttgttaaatatttgctaatcCCAGTTAAGggtaagaaatattttagaaaaaactattttcctaaataaattaGTATGTGGGTTGGTGAAATAGACTTAACTGAGTCAGTTAAGTCAGTTaaatggacctttttttttttttttttaaacaataacaaGAAGTTTTTTGTTTGGAATTTTGGCCAACTTCATGTATTACAGGTACCCCTCCCACACAAGACAAACAAGTATGCAGACCCAGTGACCGCAGGTCCACTCGGCCCAGGCCTGCCAGGGTCCCTTCTGAGCTGCTGGGAGTCTCTTCTCCACGGAAGACTCTTGATCCCGGGCTGGGCACCTGCTCTTTGTCTGAGTTGGGTTGGGTCTCTGGTTCGTCTTCCTGTGGTGAGCTGGGGAGCCAAAGGAAAACTATTCATGTTGACTTCTTTGAACCCAAGCGAGATCTTGGCAGGGAGGCCTGGGATATAGATAGTGCACCAatgatgatgaagaaaaaaaagaagaaaccaaagcaaaagagATATCCTCAAGTCCGGGCTGGGGGACCTTGGGATGATGACAGTGCAGATGACCGTAAAGGTCATCCCTTTGCAGTAGACCCACAGAAGTCAGGTGTTCCTCCCAGCCTGCCTACTGCTATGGGCATGGAATATGGACTGGCATCCAGAGGAAACTTCAAAAAGGAATGTGAAGTGGAGTCCAGAGCCACGAAGCTGGTAGCTGAGAACTTTGTCTCAGAAAGTGTCAGCATTCCTTCGTGTCCTTTGGAAGAACCCCTGAAAACTGCAGGAAGGTCTCAGCCCAAGCCAGGAGTAGAAGCAGAGGTCAGTGGTAGCCAGTCAGTACCCCTGGGCCGGGGCCAGAAATGGCTGCAGCCAGGTGAAGGCCAACCAGGGCCCGCACCCCACCTGAAAACCCCCGTGGATGAAAGCCAAACAGTAGGCTCACCTGATCTGAAAGGACCCCCAACACAAGTTTCTGCACACAAAGTAGAAATTCCTTTGGAGATCACACCCAAAGAGGGTTGCTCTCCTCTCTCAGACCAAGAAGCTGTGAGGGGGTGTTCAAAACCCACAGTGGCAGAAGAACTGCCTCACCTGGCACCCACTTGGCCAGCAACTTCCTCATTAGGAAGTAGTCTAAAAGAAGGGCATGATGAAGGTAAAGTGACTACATTGCAAAAGGACAGACAGACAGGGTTTTCTGAAGGAGCTAAAGAGATTAAAGAACTAACAAAGGAAGCTTTTCCCAAGCTAAGCCAAGAGATGGGCACCTTGGCTTCTAGGCAGCCGCAGGATGAGGTGGCAGTTCAGATGCTTGGGCCAGAGAGAGAGCCTGTTCAGAGAATGGCAGGGGATGGCAGAagcaggaagggaagggcagGTTCTGGGAAAGTGAGAGCCAGTTCTGGGAAGGGAAGAGCAAGATCTGAGCCACCATTTCTTCTGGACAGCTGGAAGGATGGCCCAGCTGTTCTTGCAGCAAGTGAGCCAGCCCCTAAAACTGAAAGAGTGACTTCTGGGGAGAAGAGTGAGGAACTGTTTTCTTCAAAGCAGTCAGGGCCCATAGTGAGTCTCACTGAGGCAGTGGTGATGGGGGAGCCTACAGAGATAGCTGACGTGTGGGGGGCCAGCACCTCCCACATGTTTATTCCTTTGGGAAGTGGGTCAGGCACGACTTCTGGCACTAGGACAGAAAGAGATATGGGTGTCAGTAACCAGGACAAGGAAGGAAAGTGTCCTTGGGTGAGTGGTGAGGCAGCTCCCTGGATTTCTGAAAAGCCTAAAAAAAGGAGTAATGAGGGCAAAACcaaaaagttcaaaaacaatTCTTTCACCCAGCCTGCTAGAATGGAGTGCAAGGAGGAAACCCCCAACCCACCTTTTGTAGGGAAGGATAGAGATGCTGATAGTACTACTCATCAAAACAAGGACTTAGGCTGCATTTTCCCCTTAAATCATGATCTTTTGTCCTCACATACATCAGCTATTCCCACAGTGGAAGTAGGTGACCAAAAGGGGAGGAATGATGAGGTTAATTCTTTTGAGCTTGGGGCTCTTGGTGGGAACAAGACAAACATAGTGAAGGACTCTGCTGTTTTTGAACCCGATACCAAGGTGACAGATGTGAGCTGCCAAAGCCAAACCCAGGGGGCAGGATTTGTTCCTTCAGCTCTGTCTGCAGAGAATAAGACAGATGCAGCCAAG
This window of the Canis lupus dingo isolate Sandy chromosome 20, ASM325472v2, whole genome shotgun sequence genome carries:
- the MAP4 gene encoding microtubule-associated protein 4 isoform X11 yields the protein MADLSLADALTEPPPEIEEEIKRDFIATLEAEAFDDVVGETVGKTDYIPLLDVDEKTGNSDSKKKPCSDPSQVEGAPSKPTGLANGDHGIEGNDTAGSPTQFLEEKMPYEGYQNIQSWPENTNFCFEPEQLVNPTQTDPFKMHHDDGLEDFLFLPSGTTSAAAFTERNDPLQDSYGLFPCGTFSPAAVVPQGWPMEAPNSPHSESFISPMATPQPLQPTEPAEEVEMTSAEERAPAEALETMRGLEAADMSPFRETEMALAEDLAPATEIEVALAKDMEVSPKSDVTQAKDIESSMESDMALVKDMVLPRETEEAPVKDVVLSREEDVSLAKDVVLPPETEVALAKDILSFKETERAPPIKMDLSPDEGTVPCTDREMAPAKGVVSLSEIEVALAKDVISSTEIPSAKEVALSPETEVAPTGDMALPPETKVILTEVVPLPPETKVAAVKDIALYPDIEKTPVKDVAPSPESEMVLGKDVSPSQETELALGKDMVSPPETEVALDKNVAVPPETEVTLTKDVPQPPETEVALTKDVALPPGTEVILANNVNPAKDVAPLSETEVAPVPAKDMDTPWTQEEISKASQLKSPKDEGQSAASTFIISPEPVPAMGQKYNLPTDDDSVLEKQKQKKPFSSQPPELSSEISGTPPTQDKQVCRPSDRRSTRPRPARVPSELLGVSSPRKTLDPGLGTCSLSELGWVSGSSSCGELGSQRKTIHVDFFEPKRDLGREAWDIDSAPMMMKKKKKKPKQKRYPQVRAGGPWDDDSADDRKGHPFAVDPQKSGVPPSLPTAMGMEYGLASRGNFKKECEVESRATKLVAENFVSESVSIPSCPLEEPLKTAGRSQPKPGVEAEVSGSQSVPLGRGQKWLQPGEGQPGPAPHLKTPVDESQTVGSPDLKGPPTQVSAHKVEIPLEITPKEGCSPLSDQEAVRGCSKPTVAEELPHLAPTWPATSSLGSSLKEGHDEGKVTTLQKDRQTGFSEGAKEIKELTKEAFPKLSQEMGTLASRQPQDEVAVQMLGPEREPVQRMAGDGRSRKGRAGSGKVRASSGKGRARSEPPFLLDSWKDGPAVLAASEPAPKTERVTSGEKSEELFSSKQSGPIVSLTEAVVMGEPTEIADVWGASTSHMFIPLGSGSGTTSGTRTERDMGVSNQDKEGKCPWVSGEAAPWISEKPKKRSNEGKTKKFKNNSFTQPARMECKEETPNPPFVGKDRDADSTTHQNKDLGCIFPLNHDLLSSHTSAIPTVEVGDQKGRNDEVNSFELGALGGNKTNIVKDSAVFEPDTKVTDVSCQSQTQGAGFVPSALSAENKTDAAKGHAAVADKPNKRSNDGKSKKVKNSFPEKHLLENTIDASKIHVPMETTGDHRTEGMGYVDENRNITFTCPRTLPGLMNKSAPPEALESAACEGLPTPASQTVKEGDSFPNILAESEQETTPAQIPKLLAVDNCIKGGVPDQERPKSPSAVALSASTGGGVALTFTAAIETVNCQGGNCFKNKGEFADPIKNEAGMDRGHVLGGSESVPSGASKHLIEKIPELAKGHLLSGVSVEDQSLPGEVRVLETCADGNSFPTHPVNKKKESEEGSAPIQIPDLLGDKAQKPNFCEDQNTDSRESKDPDSLNKEVDRALLPPKSEKNKVEEVSPASKITDSEQTSMATPEFQSDFLDGRAAATPLQVVENLLVVTTSKHPELPKPKDKISEAPDKVTEKSEPKAPEGKKEDKSRMAEPMKGYMRPTKSRGLTPLLPKSTVQERERSKQLKTSGISKPEEGQPAGSVTGNDITTPPNKELPPSPEKKTKVVPRAPLATTQPAKTSTSKAKTQPTPLPKQPAPTTLGGSNKKPMSLASGLVPAAPPKRPAAATARPSTLPSKDAKPKPIAEAKIPEKRASPSKPASVPALRPGSRGTQTVPKATAATSPASAGSSSRSPPTPVPKRPTAVKTEGKPADMKKTATKSVPADLSRTKTTTTTSSVKKNTTVPGAAPTAGVAPSRAKPTPPPSRPSGTPSSDKKPMSTKPSSSTPRLSRLSTNASAPDLKNVRSKVGSTENIKHQPGGGRVQIQNKKVDISKVSSKCGSKANIKHKPGGGDVKIESQKLNFKEKAQAKVGSLDNVGHLPAGGAVKTEGGGSEAPPCPGPPAGEEPAIPEAAPEAGAPTSASGLSSHPTLAGGGDQREAQTLDSQIQETSI
- the MAP4 gene encoding microtubule-associated protein 4 isoform X13, giving the protein MADLSLADALTEPPPEIEEEIKRDFIATLEAEAFDDVVGETVGKTDYIPLLDVDEKTGNSDSKKKPCSDPSQVEGAPSKPTGLANGDHGIEGNDTAGSPTQFLEEKMPYEGYQNIQSWPENTNFCFEPEQLVNPTQTDPFKMHHDDGLEDFLFLPSGTTSAAAFTERNDPLQDSYGLFPCGTFSPAAVVPQGWPMEAPNSPHSESFISPMATPQPLQPTEPAEEVEMTSAEERAPAEALETMRGLEAADMSPFRETEMALAEDLAPATEIEVALAKDMEVSPKSDVTQAKDIESSMESDMALVKDMVLPRETEEAPVKDVVLSREEDVSLAKDVVLPPETEVALAKDILSFKETERAPPIKMDLSPDEGTVPCTDREMAPAKGVVSLSEIEVALAKDVISSTEIPSAKEVALSPETEVAPTGDMALPPETKVILTEVVPLPPETKVAAVKDIALYPDIEKTPVKDVAPSPESEMVLGKDVSPSQETELALGKDMVSPPETEVALDKNVAVPPETEVTLTKDVPQPPETEVALTKDVALPPGTEVILANNVNPAKDVAPLSETEVAPVPAKDMDTPWTQEEISKASQLKSPKDEGQSAASTFIISPEPVPAMGQKYNLPTDDDSVLEKQKQKKPFSSQPPELSSEISGTPPTQDKQVCRPSDRRSTRPRPARVPSELLGVSSPRKTLDPGLGTCSLSELGWVSGSSSCGELGSQRKTIHVDFFEPKRDLGREAWDIDSAPMMMKKKKKKPKQKRYPQVRAGGPWDDDSADDRKGHPFAVDPQKSGVPPSLPTAMGMEYGLASRGNFKKECEVESRATKLVAENFVSESVSIPSCPLEEPLKTAGRSQPKPGVEAEVSGSQSVPLGRGQKWLQPGEGQPGPAPHLKTPVDESQTVGSPDLKGPPTQVSAHKVEIPLEITPKEGCSPLSDQEAVRGCSKPTVAEELPHLAPTWPATSSLGSSLKEGHDEGKVTTLQKDRQTGFSEGAKEIKELTKEAFPKLSQEMGTLASRQPQDEVAVQMLGPEREPVQRMAGDGRSRKGRAGSGKVRASSGKGRARSEPPFLLDSWKDGPAVLAASEPAPKTERVTSGEKSEELFSSKQSGPIVSLTEAVVMGEPTEIADVWGASTSHMFIPLGSGSGTTSGTRTERDMGVSNQDKEGKCPWVSGEAAPWISEKPKKRSNEGKTKKFKNNSFTQPARMECKEETPNPPFVGKDRDADSTTHQNKDLGCIFPLNHDLLSSHTSAIPTVEVGDQKGRNDEVNSFELGALGGNKTNIVKDSAVFEPDTKVTDVSCQSQTQGAGFVPSALSAENKTDAAKGHAAVADKPNKRSNDGKSKKVKNSFPEKHLLENTIDASKIHVPMETTGDHRTEGMGYVDENRNITFTCPRTLPGLMNKSAPPEALESAACEGLPTPASQTVKEGDSFPNILAESEQETTPAQIPKLLAVDNCIKGGVPDQERPKSPSAVALSASTGGGVALTFTAAIETVNCQGGNCFKNKGEFADPIKNEAGMDRGHVLGGSESVPSGASKHLIEKIPELAKGHLLSGVSVEDQSLPGEVRVLETCADGNSFPTHPVNKKKESEEGSAPIQIPDLLGDKAQKPNFCEDQNTDSRESKDPDSLNKEVDRALLPPKSEKNKVEEVSPASKITDSEQTSMATPEFQSDFLDGRAAATPLQVVENLLVVTTSKHPELPKPKDKISEAPDKVTEKSEPKAPEGKKEDKSRMAEPMKGYMRPTKSRGLTPLLPKSTVQERERSKQLKTSGISKPEEGQPAGSVTGNDITTPPNKELPPSPEKKTKPLATTQPAKTSTSKAKTQPTPLPKQPAPTTLGGSNKKPMSLASGLVPAAPPKRPAAATARPSTLPSKDAKPKPIAEAKIPEKRASPSKPASVPALRPGSRGTQTVPKATAATSPASAGSSSRSPPTPVPKRPTAVKTEGKPADMKKTATKSVPADLSRTKTTTTTSSVKKNTTVPGAAPTAGVAPSRAKPTPPPSRPSGTPSSDKKPMSTKPSSSTPRLSRLSTNASAPDLKNVRSKVGSTENIKHQPGGGRVQIQNKKVDISKVSSKCGSKANIKHKPGGGDVKIESQKLNFKEKAQAKVGSLDNVGHLPAGGAVKTEGGGSEAPPCPGPPAGEEPAIPEAAPEAGAPTSASGLSSHPTLAGGGDQREAQTLDSQIQETN